The DNA segment GCAATGGTTACGCCAATCCGGCTTGCCGATGTGGTTGCGTTACGTCATTGTGGCGCTGTTCTCCGGCGTCTGGAAGCTGAGCTATTACACGCCGCGTACCCACAAGGAATTGCGCCTGGAACAGGCCCGCCATCAGCACCAACCGGCACCGCAAATGACCCGGCTCGGCGCCTGGAGCCTGTTCACCCCGCAAGGCCGCGGCCTGTGGCTACAAAGCATTTTGCCTTACGCGGCATATCGTTTCCTGTTGCTGCCGGCGCTGTTCCTGCCGCTCGGCACGGTGGCCGCCACCAGCGTATTGTTGAATTCCATCCTGGCGGAAATTTTCACCAACATGCATACCTTTCTGGTGATGATCCCCAACCACGCCGGCGACGACGTGATGGGCTTCGACGAAAAAGCACACAGCAAAGGCGAATTTTATCTGCGGCAAATCCTGGGTTCGGTCAACTACCCGACGGGTTCCAACGCCAACGACTTTTTATACGGCTGGCTGAACTACCAGATAGAGCACCACCTGTGGCCGGATTTGCCGTTGAGCCAATACCAAAAGCTGCAACCGCAAGTCAAAGCCCTGTGCGCCCGCCACGGCATCCCTTATTGCCAGGATTCGGTATTCAAACGCCTGTTAAAAGCGGTGGACATCATGGTCGGCAAGACTTCGATGCTGAAGCCGGCGCTGGCACAGGCTTGACCTAGGCCCTTACGTCAAAGCCATGGTGCCGCCATTATCGGGCTGACCTTGTCAGGCTGTTCTGGGCACATGGCTTTTATCCACGGCAGCGAACGCTTGACCGGACGCCGGCATACGCTGTTGAAATCGTAGCAATTGACGATCGATTGGCATGTTGGGCTTGACTAAGTAACGGCTGCAATCCGCCGGACTATAAATAACGTGCCAACGACATACAGCTAACCATAAGCGGAAGGGGCGGGTGAGTTTACGAACCACCGATCGCGAGCGATGCGGTGCACGTTGTTTACCGCACCCTACCGGGCTAAGTTCAGTTCGCGGTTGGAGAAAGGGATGCATATGAAATGAACTTGATATCCTTCGCATCAACCAATTTGAAGATGCGGTCTTCCGGCTTTTCTCCCAGGCGCACAAGCAAGCCTCGCCCTTCATGCAGATGGATCAATCGCCAAGTGTCCTGAGTGCCTGGGTCGGCAAGCTCAACCTTTGGCAACGGAGAGGACTGCGGGTGCGCATCTCTTGCGGACTGTGCTTGGCCAAGTCGATCCGGTGCCCAAAACAAGCTAGGTAATACGAACCAATAGACAAGCCAAAGCTGACCAGACGTATTGGCGCTTGGCTGCGGTTGCAGGCTGGCGTATAGCTCAGTAATGGTAATGCCGCCTGCAACAGCGCAAGCGATGGCTCCGGCCGAAGCCAGTCCAAACGCAGCGTGTGCTGGCACGTCTCCAAAGGAAGATTGTGCGGCTAGCAGACAAAGCGTTGCGAGAGCAATCAGGCCCGCACAGGCCCAAGTCAGTGTTCTGATCTTTACCTTGCTATCGCTCAGAAACATGAAGGAGTAAAACGCGCCGCACGCAATGGCGAGTATTGTGCCGGCGCTCATCTGTAGCAGTGCTTGGGGCGGTACTGAAGCCGAGGCCCAACTGGCACCGAGCGAAGAGTAGTAGGCTTGGGTTTGGCGCCAGCCTACGAAGTATCCAATGGCCGAGAGCGACACCAAGCCACCGACAATCTTTGGCAAGGCCTCCAATAGAGGAGTTGAGGTCGGCGGCGAAGGGGCAACGGGCATGGTTCTGAGGCCTAATTGAGAAATTAGATGGTTTCCAGATATCTACCGATAAATACTGCTCGAAACGATATCCCATTGATCGGCATATTGGTACCTTTTCTGTATGTCATCGGCGGTCAGCGGATGTGCTCGGTAACATCAAATCGCAGCCATTGAATCACTTCGAGCGCCGGGCCGCAACGAGATCGGTTTCTCTTCCGCCGCAGCTGCCAAACTATCCATCATTTTTGCGTAACGCGTAAAAACCAGACAATCGCTAACTCAAACTCCCAGCGGGTTTTGCCTGCGCCAATTAATATTTCGGCTCAGGCAAATTCAATCCCAAAAGCGAAGGGCGCTTATTTTCCGGTGGAACTCGGCCGAACGGGCTTCGCTTCCGCAGGAGCAGCGGGGGCAGCAGCGGCAATCGAGCCGAAGGCGATTTTATTACCGATCAGCTTTTCCACTTGCCGTAACGCACTGCGTTCGTCGGCGGCAACCAGGGACACGGCAAGCCCGCTCCGCCCGGCCCGGCCGGTACGGCCGATGCGGTGCACATAGTCGGCCGAGGAACGCGGCAATTCGAAATTGACCACGTGCGGCAGTTTGGCGATATCGATGCCGCGTGCGGCGACATCGGTCGCGACCAACACCCGGATGTCGCCGGTTTTGAAGTCGGCCAAGGCGCTGGTGCGGGCGCCCTGGCTTTTATTGCCGTGGATCGCCTTGGCGCTGATTTGGGCCGCGTTCAATTTCTCGGTCAGCCGGTTGGCATTGTGTTTGGTGCTGGTAAAAACCAACACTTGCCGCCAGTCGTTGCTTTTAATCAAATGCGCCAGCACCCCGGCCTTAGCCGGTTTTTCCACGGCATAGGCAATTTGTTCGACGCTGTCGGCCGCGGCGTTTTCGGCGGCGATTTCGACTTGGGCCGGATTGCGCAGCAGCGTTTGCGCCAATCGGCGAATGTCGGCGGAAAAGGTGGCTGAAAACAGCAGGTTCTGCCGGGTTTTCGGCAGCAGGGCCAAAATCTTGTTGATGTCGCGGATGAAGCCCATGTCCAGCATGCGGTCCGCTTCGTCCAGCACCAGCATTTCAACTTGATTCAGTTTCACGGCATTCTGGCCGACCAAATCGAGCAAGCGCCCCGGCGTCGCGGTCAGGATATCGACACCACCGCGCAAGCGCAGCATCTGCGGATTGATTTTGACACCGCCGAACACGACGTCGGATTTCAAGCGCGGCTGTTGATGAACGCCGTACTTGGCGACCGATTCGGCCACTTGCGCCGCTAATTCGCGGGTTGGCGTCAGTATCAGCGCCCTGACCGGCCGATTGCGGCTGGCGCCGGGATTGGTCGCCAAACGCTGCAGAATCGGCAAGGTAAAGCTGGCGGTTTTGCCGGTGCCGGTTTGGGCGGCGGCGAGCAAGTCGCGGCCCGAAAGCACCAGCGGAATTGCTTGTTGTTGAATCGGCGTCGCCGCGCTGTAACCGGCTTCGCGGACGGCGCGGATTAAAGGCTCGGCCAAGCCGAGATTGGAAAATGGCATGAATAATTCTCGATGTGCGGGAGTGAAATCCCGTGAAAAAAAGGAATCCCTAACCGGAGCATCCGGTTAGGGAAAAGGGTAAGACACCGAGGCATCGGTGTCTGCTTGAAGTCGTGTGTCAGGATAGGGTCGCGGTTAACGGCGTCTACCCTGTTTGCCGCCGCCACTTTCGAAGCCAACTCTGAGCATATTGCCGCCGAATTGGACGCCGCTGAGTTTGGCAATCGCCGCTCTGGCTTCATGGCCTTCCATGCCGATGTAACCGAAGCCGCGGCATTTGCCGCTGAACATATCGATGACGAGTTCGATGGAATGCACCTTGCCGAATTCGGAGAACAGGGCCGTGACAGTGGATTCGGTCGCGTCGCTAGGCAGATTGCCGACAAATATTCTTTTCAAAATGAGTCCTGAGTTGGGGGATCAGTATGCGGCTGCTGCTTTGGGCAGAGCGCGTAACGGAGGCGGGATTGGCGAACTTTCCAGACCATTGGCGCGGCACTGGAAAATCAAAACGTTGAGGCAACAAAGCCAGCGATATCGCTTTAACTCGGTTGATTCGTTGTCCGTGCGGATTGGTTCGGTATTGAATACAGGTTGCCGCGTAAGCTACCGGCAACCTGCAGAGCCATCGATTAAATGACTTTTACGTTTTCAGCTTGCAGGCCTTTAGGGCCACGGCCGATGCTGAATTCGACCTTTTGGTTTTCTTCCAGAGTTTTGTAACCGCCGGAATTGATGATGTTTTTGAAATGAACGAAAACGTCGGGGCCGGATTGTTGCTCGATAAAGCCGAAGCCTTTATCGGAATTGAACCATTTTACGGTGCCAGTCGTGATTGTAGACATGAGTAAGTCCTTGATAAATGTGAAATACTGCCTAAAAGGCAGGTGTAGCCGGTAAAATTGGAACTTACTTTATGAAATCAGAGCGAGTTGCGGCTTCGGTGGAAGCGGCATCGAAATGGTAATCAGCAGGGTAAATCTTAATTTTGGAGCTGGCGGGAGTATGGATGCCTAACCGGCGCGAGTCAAGCAGTATTTTCCCGATCGGCCGAATACCCCGCCCCTTATCGCGCGCGGCCTCTCAGATCGAAACCTTCGAACGATGGGCCTTGCCAACCAAGCCCGCGTCGAATTGGGCGCTAGTCAACGGCTGCGCAGACCCGATTGCGCCCGCTTTCCTTGGCTCGGTAAAGCGCCTGATCGGCCCGATTCAGCAACGCATCGACGCTGTCGTCTCCGCCGGTTAAGGCGGCCGCACCGATCGAAACGGTAAAACTCAGCGGCTTGCCGCCATCGTGCGGGACTTGCGCAGTGCCGAGCGCCTCTTTCAGCCGCTCAGCCGCCTCGACCGCGCTTCCCTTATCGGTTTGCGGCAACAGGATCGCGAACTCCTCGCCGCCCAGACGGCCGATAATGTCCGCTTCGCGCAAGGTCTCCCGGCAAACGTCCGCCAATTTTTTCAATACTGCGTCACCGGCGCGGTGGCCGTGAATGTCGTTGACTTGTTTGAAGAAATCCACGTCCATCATCAACATCGTCAACGGATTGCCGTAACGCAACGCGCTGGCGAGTTCCTGCTCGGCCTGTTCCAAGAAATACCCGCGGCTACTGATACCGGTCAAATAGTCGGTACGCGCCTGCCGGGTCAGCTCCGCCTCCAGCCGTTTGCGTTCGGTGATATCGGAATGGGTGCCGCTCATCCTAACCGGTTTGCCGGCCACATCGCGCTGCATGACTTTGGCTTGGTCCAAAACCCAACGAATACTGCCGTCCTTGTGCAGCATACGGTATTCCAGCTTGTGCGACGGCGACCGGCCTTCGATCACATCGCGAATCGACTGCCACGCCGCCGCCCGGTCGTCCGGATGCACGAAATCGCTCCATTGTTGCGTGGTATGGCGGATTTCCTCGTGAGTGTATCCCAACATTTCCGCCCAGCGGGGATTACGGATTACTTCGCCGGTGCTGATATTCCAATCCCAATAGCCCAATTCGGCGCCTTCCAACACAAATCTGAGCTGCTCCTCGCTGCTGCGCAAACTGTCCTCGTCGCCCTTCCGCTGAGTAACGTCACGAATAATGCTGAGTGCATGCCAGTTATTCTGCAATTTGATCGCCGACACCGACAGCTCTATCGGAAACTCGTCCCCGTTTTTTCTGAGGGACATGGTTTGCAGGGTTTTACCGATCATGATGCCCTGGCCGGTGCTTTCGAAGGTCCGGTAACCGGCATGCGCGAGCTCGCGCATCGGTAACGGCACGATCAACTCATGCAGGTTTCGGCCCAGCGCTTCGGTTTCGGTGTAACCGAAAATTCTTTCCGCCGCCAGATTCCAGTGCACCACCTCGGCGTTCCTGCCGATGATGACAATCGCATCCTGCGCCGCCGAACTAATCAAGCGGAACTTTTCCATGCTTTCCGCCAGTTCCGCGCTTTTGTTCTGCAACTCCGTGGTACGTTGCCGCACCAATTCTTCAAGGTGATCCCGATGGTGTTGCAATTCGTCGGTAAGCAATTGCAGTTTGCCGACCACACGTTTGATATGGCTGGCAAACGGTTGAAAAATCAACCCGGCTTCGAGCACGAGCAAGGCTAAAGTCAGCAGCCAAACCGCCGTTTCGGTGGCTTCGATGCGCCTGACATTGGCCTCGCCCTCTGCCTGATATTGCTTGACCATTCCGTCCAGCGCCGACACCAGCGTGGTTGGCGCGGTACGCGTGATCTGCAACAGCAACGGGTGGTTTGTCGTCAACGCGTCGTCGCTTAGTTCCAGCAACTGCCGAACCGCGGCGACGTAACGGTTCACCTGAGCGTCGACGCCGTCGGCACCGGCAAAATACATGGCCTCTACCGTCGGCGAATGGTTGGCGGGCAACCCCATGGCGGGATCGCCAAGCGTCAGCGCCCGGTGCGAACGCTCCATCAAATCCACAGCGTCCTGCAAACTGGCCCGGATGGCCGGCCGGCCGGCCGGCAGCGTCATTACCAACAAATTGGCAAACAATGCAGTACGCTGACTGAGCATACGCTGGCGGCCGCTGACATTAACGATCGCGGCCGTGCTTTGCTGCTCTGCAATCACCAAGCGCAAACTGAACCAGGCGGCGGTAGACGACGCAGCAACCAACAGCAACGCCACGGCGTAGCGCCTGATCAAGGCGCGGGCAATGGCACGATTTTGCGCGATGTTAGCTTCCTTAAACGGCTCTCCGGTCATCAGTACGGTCTCCGCTACTTAGATCTCCAGTTTAGCGAATTTAAGCATGTACCGGTTGGTTTAAAAGACATTCCGGTAATGAAAAACGAGGCAAATACCGACCGTCATGCAGCACCAGACGCCGGCATTCTTCCGATCCTTACGAGCCGCGGCTGGTTGCCATCAAACTTTTATGAAAAGTGGGAAGCCGGCAGCGGAAACGCCAATAATTCCTCGGCCGGCATCGGCTTGGCATACAGATAGCCTTGCACGAAGTCGCAACCGGCCGCCGCCAGAAGATCGCGCTGCCCCAGTGTCTCCACCCCTTCGGCAATGGTTTTTAAACCCAACTTGTGGGCCATCACGACAATCGCTTCCGCGATCGCACGATCGTTGGAATCGCTTTCCAGGTCGCGCACAAACGAACGATCGATCTTCAGGTAGTCGATGGGGAATCTTTTTAAGTAAGCCATCGCCGAATAGCCGGTGCCGAAGTCGTCTAACGCCACCTGCATGCCGACCTGACCCAGATGTTTGATGATTTGCAGGATGTCGGGACGATCGTCCAGCAATAAGCCCTCGGTGATTTCGATGACGATGTGTGCCGGCGTGAGCCCGGTTTGCGCCAAATCAGCCAGCCAAGACACGTAAAAGTCACCCTTGATAAATTGGCGCGGCGACAAATTGACGCTAATTTGCCGGATGAGCCGACTGTCGGCGTTCCAACACCGGGCGGTTTCCACGGCCTGACGAAAGACCCAATCGCCGATGTCGTGGATCAGCCCGTTTTCCTCGGCAATCGAGATGAATTGGTCGGGCGGCACCATGCCGCGTTGCGGATGCCGCCAGCGCAGAAGCGCTTCGGCCTTAACGATCAGGCCGCTGGCAATGTCGACAATCGGTTGATAGTGAACTTGCAATTGGCTTTTGACCCAGGCCTCGCGTAAATCACTGGCAAGTTGCAAGCGGTTTTGCGCTTGTTGCTGCATGGCGGGCGTGAAAAAGCTAAAACCGTTGCGCCCCTGTTGTTTCACGGCATACATGGCCTGGTCGGCGCAACCGACCAAGCTGTCGGCATTGACTGTATCGAAAGGATAAGCGGCAATCCCGATGCTGGCGGAAATATACACGGTGTGTATATCCAAGCTGAATGGCTTGCTAATGTCGCCGACGATGTTTTGCGCGATTCGACCGAGGTGCGACATGTCATCCACCCGCGGCAAGATGACAATGAATTCGTCCCCGCCCAGCCGAGCGACAGTATCGGTTTCGCGAACGGAAGCACGAATCCGCTGGGCGGCTTCGACTAATAACAGATCGCCGATTTCGTGACCCAGCGTGTCGTTGACTTCCTTGAAACGATCCAAATCGATAAATAGCAGAGCCAGACTCTCGCCGCCACGGGCGGCTTTGCCGATTTCTTCGTGCAAGCGGTCGCGAAACATGCGCCGGTTGGGCAATCCGGTCAAAGTGTCGTAGCTGGCCTGATGTTGCATCTGTTCTTCGATGCGCTTGCGCTCGATAGCGATAGCGCTCAAATGACTGGCATAGCGCAGTCGTCCCAGGTTCAATTCATTCGGCTCGCCGGGTTGGCCGCGATACAGGGTGATGACGCCCAATTGCTGGCCGGAAGAGCCGATAATCGGATCCGACCAACTGGAGACCATTCCGGTTGCCGCGGCAAACGCGCGACACTTTTCGGAAGCGGTGGCCAAGCGCATATCCTCTATGATCAAAGGCTCGGCCCGATCGAATACCATGGCACAGCCGCAACCCGGCTCGCCCACTGCCACGCCTTGCCCATGCACGGGGCAAGGAATGGAAAACGACGGCGCCACCCCCTGAATCAAACGCTTGCCAGTTTGATCCAGCAATTGAATCCGACAACGACAACCGGGACAGGCAGACTCGACATAGAGTGCGATTTGCGTGAGTATCTCGCACAGGTCACCGCTTTGAGCCATGCGCTCGAATACCCGTCGACGTTCAATATCCAACAGTTGCTCTCGTCGATGTTTGGTCATGTCGAAACCCAACACCAGCAAACCGCGTATTTCCCCGTTTGCATTACACTCCGGCGAGATACGCACCAGATGGCTGTACAAGACCTCCTGCTTATTGCGCCATTCCAACGTCACATCTTCACGTTTGCCGGACGACAACACCCGCCGCAACAAGGCGATGTAATCATCGACCGTCACATTGGTCGCCCGCCAGAATGCGGTTACATGCGAACCCAGGATGTCTGCTTCCGGTAGATCGACAGCTTCCACGAAAGCCGGGTTGACGTAGGTGTGGTGCAAGCTCCAGTCCAGACGCAGCACGTAGGTCGGCAAGTTTTCGATCAGTGTGCGAAATTCTTGTTGGCGTTCGGCCAGTGCAGACTCCATCTGCTTGCGTTCGCTGATGTTACGGACCATGGCCATGTTGTAGCCTTGGCCGTCGGCTTCGAAATAGTTGGCGACCACCTCGACCGGAAACATTCGCCCGTCCTTGGTCTGGTGGCAGGACTCAAAGGTCAAGGAGCCGTTCTCCCGCAGCTCGCGCCAATGTTCGGGCCAGATCGCATGCTGGTAGTTGGGGTCGATATCCGGGACGCTCAAGCCCAACATTTCGTCTTTGCTATAACCCAGTGCTTGGCAGGCGTGCGCATTGACGTATCGGATGCGGGCATGGGCGTCGATCAGACAAACCGATTCCTCGACCCGATCGATGGCATAGTGCAGGCGGGCCAGCTCTTGCTCGCGTCGTTTGCGCTCGGTGATGTCCAGTATGGTACCCACCAGGAACTGTTGGCCACGCTCGTCGTTGCAGCGGGTTTTCTTGATGATGATGGTATGGGCGTTGCCTGCGCGGTCGGTAAACGTCACCTCGCTGACATTCTCCTCGCCGCTGGCGAACACCGCATCGTCATTAATCCGGAATACGGCGGCCTGCTGCGCGGAAAAAAAATCGCAATCGCGCTGCCCCAATAAGGTGTCCATCGGCTGGCCGATGAACTCGCAAAAAGCCTGGTTGAGCCTGACCCAGCGATGCTCACGGTCTTTGACGAACACCGGGTCGGCGATCGTTTCGATCACCCTGTCGAGAAATTGGTGGGACTCATTGAGCAGGCGTTCCGACTGCTCGCGTTCCAGCTCGGCTGCCGCACGGGTCGCCACCAGTTGCAACAAGGCGGTCACACCGGCGAGGTCGTGCATCGGCTTGCCGTCCATCACGGCAATCAAACCGACCGCCTGGCCCGACGAATCCAGCAGCGGTAGCCCGACATAGCTCTCGACATCCATTTCAACCAGCAATCCATCTTCCGGGAACAGGCGCCGTATCTGCTCCGTGTAACAACATAACGCGCCGCCCTCGATCACGTTGGCGCAAGGCGTCCCTTTTAAGTCGTATTGGGTATTGGGCAACATAGCCCCCTTAGCGTACATCGCTACGGTTTCGGCAATCCCCGAGCCTTTCAGCAACCGGTTGACGACTACATAATCCATTGCCAGCGTCTCGCCCAAGTAACGGGCAAGTGCCGACAAAAACGATTCGCCGTCGGCCTGCCAACGCCGTTGCGCAATGAATTGCAGGGTGTTCTCGATGTGCTTGCGTTCAGTGATATCGAGCGATGTGCCGATAAAGCGCACCGGCTTGCCGTCGGCATCGTAGTAAGGTTGACCGCGTTCGAGGATGTATTTGACGCGACCATCCGGGAACAACAAACGATGTTCGACTTCATAGTGCGTCCGTTGCACAATCGATGCGTTATACACCTGCACCACTCGCGCTCTGTCGTCGGGATGAACCGTGTCGACGAAGGATTCAAACGTTGCAGCGAACCGGGTCTTGTCGATTTCCCAGATGCGAAAGGTCTCGTCCGACCAGGTCAACACATCATTGACGATATCGACATCCCAACTGCCAATATGACCGATGCGTTGGGCTTCTTCCAGCGCCACTCGACTGGACTGCAAGGCTTGTTCGATCTGCTTGCGCTCGGTGATATCCAGCATGATGCCATGCCACTCGATCTCACCCTCGGGGCCCAGATCCGGGGCTGGCGCGGACTTGGCTTCGAGCCAGCGGATTCCCTTGGCGGGGTGAATGATACGAAACTCGATATGAAACAGCCCCCGCTGTTTCACCGAGTTGGCCAACGCGGCCTCGATCATTTCCCTGTCATCCGGATGGGCCATAGCATGCAACGGAGCCATGTCCTCGGCCACCTGCTCCGCTTGCAGACCGTATAAATCGCATATGCCGCTGCTCGCATAGGGAAAGCTGAAACGGCCATCCCGCGACAAGCGAAAGGTAAACACAAAACCCGGCAGATGGGCCGCCATCCGCGAAAAACGCTGTTCCAATTCTAAGGCCAACGGCATCGATATTGCCTCTTCAACTCAGGTAACTCGGAACACCCGGCGCCCCGTCCGGCCCATCCGAATGTCGTCGAATCTGTTTGGGCTTAGAGCCCTGACCCGGTCCAGCAATCGCACCCCCAATACCAACAAACTCTATTCAAAACCCACGCAACTTGGACGTGGCGTCAGAGGAAGCCAAGTCGGTCGGAAAATACAGACTCCATGGGACTGGTTCTCCGACAACCACGTGTCAGTTCGTAAAAAAACGGCAGGCAATTCCGGCGTCCGTCTTGCGCTTTGGTTTGAGGCAAACCGCTTTGTGTGATTCAGCTGAAGGCGGTTATCACAACCGACGAAAAACATCCTAAACCATTGACTTAACGCAATGTCACTGACCTGAAGCTAACTCGGCGCCGAATACGGTCGAGAAAATTATAGAGTATGAAATCGCAGGATGAGGAATCGAAAGCCACTTGAATTAAGCTGGACTCCGGTCTGATCAGCAGGAGCGCAGTCATGCTGCCCTGCTGATCAAAATAAGGCCAATCACGGATTTGCCGCTA comes from the Methylomonas sp. EFPC3 genome and includes:
- a CDS encoding RNA-binding protein, whose amino-acid sequence is MKRIFVGNLPSDATESTVTALFSEFGKVHSIELVIDMFSGKCRGFGYIGMEGHEARAAIAKLSGVQFGGNMLRVGFESGGGKQGRRR
- a CDS encoding fatty acid desaturase encodes the protein MSLSSYRNVDRDQLAHDIKQLYRQAQADLGPEDYRHMQRMERWGQACSLLGYATAWIAPNPLSALLISQGSFARWTQVAHPIQHRGYDKIKQAKPRYQSKGFAKGWRRFLDWPDWMTPAGWHHEHDVLHHYRLGETADPNNAQHNMQWLRQSGLPMWLRYVIVALFSGVWKLSYYTPRTHKELRLEQARHQHQPAPQMTRLGAWSLFTPQGRGLWLQSILPYAAYRFLLLPALFLPLGTVAATSVLLNSILAEIFTNMHTFLVMIPNHAGDDVMGFDEKAHSKGEFYLRQILGSVNYPTGSNANDFLYGWLNYQIEHHLWPDLPLSQYQKLQPQVKALCARHGIPYCQDSVFKRLLKAVDIMVGKTSMLKPALAQA
- a CDS encoding cold-shock protein; translated protein: MSTITTGTVKWFNSDKGFGFIEQQSGPDVFVHFKNIINSGGYKTLEENQKVEFSIGRGPKGLQAENVKVI
- a CDS encoding EAL domain-containing protein, with product MPLALELEQRFSRMAAHLPGFVFTFRLSRDGRFSFPYASSGICDLYGLQAEQVAEDMAPLHAMAHPDDREMIEAALANSVKQRGLFHIEFRIIHPAKGIRWLEAKSAPAPDLGPEGEIEWHGIMLDITERKQIEQALQSSRVALEEAQRIGHIGSWDVDIVNDVLTWSDETFRIWEIDKTRFAATFESFVDTVHPDDRARVVQVYNASIVQRTHYEVEHRLLFPDGRVKYILERGQPYYDADGKPVRFIGTSLDITERKHIENTLQFIAQRRWQADGESFLSALARYLGETLAMDYVVVNRLLKGSGIAETVAMYAKGAMLPNTQYDLKGTPCANVIEGGALCCYTEQIRRLFPEDGLLVEMDVESYVGLPLLDSSGQAVGLIAVMDGKPMHDLAGVTALLQLVATRAAAELEREQSERLLNESHQFLDRVIETIADPVFVKDREHRWVRLNQAFCEFIGQPMDTLLGQRDCDFFSAQQAAVFRINDDAVFASGEENVSEVTFTDRAGNAHTIIIKKTRCNDERGQQFLVGTILDITERKRREQELARLHYAIDRVEESVCLIDAHARIRYVNAHACQALGYSKDEMLGLSVPDIDPNYQHAIWPEHWRELRENGSLTFESCHQTKDGRMFPVEVVANYFEADGQGYNMAMVRNISERKQMESALAERQQEFRTLIENLPTYVLRLDWSLHHTYVNPAFVEAVDLPEADILGSHVTAFWRATNVTVDDYIALLRRVLSSGKREDVTLEWRNKQEVLYSHLVRISPECNANGEIRGLLVLGFDMTKHRREQLLDIERRRVFERMAQSGDLCEILTQIALYVESACPGCRCRIQLLDQTGKRLIQGVAPSFSIPCPVHGQGVAVGEPGCGCAMVFDRAEPLIIEDMRLATASEKCRAFAAATGMVSSWSDPIIGSSGQQLGVITLYRGQPGEPNELNLGRLRYASHLSAIAIERKRIEEQMQHQASYDTLTGLPNRRMFRDRLHEEIGKAARGGESLALLFIDLDRFKEVNDTLGHEIGDLLLVEAAQRIRASVRETDTVARLGGDEFIVILPRVDDMSHLGRIAQNIVGDISKPFSLDIHTVYISASIGIAAYPFDTVNADSLVGCADQAMYAVKQQGRNGFSFFTPAMQQQAQNRLQLASDLREAWVKSQLQVHYQPIVDIASGLIVKAEALLRWRHPQRGMVPPDQFISIAEENGLIHDIGDWVFRQAVETARCWNADSRLIRQISVNLSPRQFIKGDFYVSWLADLAQTGLTPAHIVIEITEGLLLDDRPDILQIIKHLGQVGMQVALDDFGTGYSAMAYLKRFPIDYLKIDRSFVRDLESDSNDRAIAEAIVVMAHKLGLKTIAEGVETLGQRDLLAAAGCDFVQGYLYAKPMPAEELLAFPLPASHFS
- a CDS encoding DEAD/DEAH box helicase → MPFSNLGLAEPLIRAVREAGYSAATPIQQQAIPLVLSGRDLLAAAQTGTGKTASFTLPILQRLATNPGASRNRPVRALILTPTRELAAQVAESVAKYGVHQQPRLKSDVVFGGVKINPQMLRLRGGVDILTATPGRLLDLVGQNAVKLNQVEMLVLDEADRMLDMGFIRDINKILALLPKTRQNLLFSATFSADIRRLAQTLLRNPAQVEIAAENAAADSVEQIAYAVEKPAKAGVLAHLIKSNDWRQVLVFTSTKHNANRLTEKLNAAQISAKAIHGNKSQGARTSALADFKTGDIRVLVATDVAARGIDIAKLPHVVNFELPRSSADYVHRIGRTGRAGRSGLAVSLVAADERSALRQVEKLIGNKIAFGSIAAAAPAAPAEAKPVRPSSTGK
- a CDS encoding diguanylate cyclase, with translation MTGEPFKEANIAQNRAIARALIRRYAVALLLVAASSTAAWFSLRLVIAEQQSTAAIVNVSGRQRMLSQRTALFANLLVMTLPAGRPAIRASLQDAVDLMERSHRALTLGDPAMGLPANHSPTVEAMYFAGADGVDAQVNRYVAAVRQLLELSDDALTTNHPLLLQITRTAPTTLVSALDGMVKQYQAEGEANVRRIEATETAVWLLTLALLVLEAGLIFQPFASHIKRVVGKLQLLTDELQHHRDHLEELVRQRTTELQNKSAELAESMEKFRLISSAAQDAIVIIGRNAEVVHWNLAAERIFGYTETEALGRNLHELIVPLPMRELAHAGYRTFESTGQGIMIGKTLQTMSLRKNGDEFPIELSVSAIKLQNNWHALSIIRDVTQRKGDEDSLRSSEEQLRFVLEGAELGYWDWNISTGEVIRNPRWAEMLGYTHEEIRHTTQQWSDFVHPDDRAAAWQSIRDVIEGRSPSHKLEYRMLHKDGSIRWVLDQAKVMQRDVAGKPVRMSGTHSDITERKRLEAELTRQARTDYLTGISSRGYFLEQAEQELASALRYGNPLTMLMMDVDFFKQVNDIHGHRAGDAVLKKLADVCRETLREADIIGRLGGEEFAILLPQTDKGSAVEAAERLKEALGTAQVPHDGGKPLSFTVSIGAAALTGGDDSVDALLNRADQALYRAKESGRNRVCAAVD